In Thermoanaerobaculia bacterium, a single genomic region encodes these proteins:
- a CDS encoding M20 family metallopeptidase, translating into MSDSDLLQKIDGEIERLSPVGLAAELIRIPSHPGIERQEEKVVLALGRFLGERDLGVQLEEVLPGRPNLMVSVQGERPGPHLLLCGHTDTVPLNSGDPGFGLSGEIREGRLLGRGSVDMKGAVAAMATAVVALSRHLPAGRVSFSAVIDEEMESLGAEQLVDTSFRADGAVVGEPTSNRIALGHKGLEWLEVHFQGRSAHGGTPEMGVNAVSAAGMFVALVENELKPRLLARRHPILGPPTLNFGTIRGGDQPSTVAATCLLTLDRRTVPGENFQSIVAELTDLLERIERVFPGLHTVVRRVQGGMGNLLHVALVTSPDSPLALAAQTARRQVCGEVGELTTFPAWTDGALLSGYAGIPTIILGPGDISLAHSPRESAPVAEIEEAARLYAHLALAFCAGAGV; encoded by the coding sequence ATGTCCGACTCCGACCTGTTGCAGAAGATCGACGGCGAAATCGAGCGCCTGTCCCCGGTCGGGCTGGCGGCCGAGCTCATCCGCATCCCGAGCCATCCCGGAATCGAGCGCCAGGAGGAGAAGGTGGTTCTGGCGCTGGGGCGATTCCTCGGCGAGCGCGATCTCGGCGTGCAGCTCGAGGAGGTCCTGCCTGGGCGCCCGAACCTGATGGTCAGCGTCCAGGGCGAGCGTCCGGGTCCTCACCTGCTGCTCTGCGGGCACACCGACACGGTGCCGCTCAACTCCGGCGACCCGGGATTCGGCCTCTCGGGCGAGATTCGCGAAGGGCGGCTCCTCGGGCGCGGCTCGGTGGACATGAAGGGCGCCGTCGCCGCGATGGCGACAGCGGTGGTCGCGTTGTCGCGCCATCTTCCGGCGGGCCGCGTCTCCTTCTCTGCCGTCATCGACGAGGAGATGGAGAGCCTCGGCGCCGAGCAGCTCGTCGATACCAGCTTCCGGGCCGACGGCGCCGTCGTCGGCGAGCCGACCTCGAACCGGATCGCCCTCGGGCACAAGGGGCTCGAATGGTTGGAGGTCCACTTCCAGGGGCGCTCTGCGCACGGCGGCACGCCGGAGATGGGGGTCAACGCAGTCTCGGCCGCGGGGATGTTCGTCGCCCTGGTCGAGAACGAGCTCAAGCCGCGCCTGCTGGCGAGGCGGCATCCGATCCTGGGCCCGCCGACGCTCAACTTCGGGACGATTCGCGGCGGCGACCAGCCGTCCACGGTGGCCGCTACCTGCCTGCTGACCCTCGATCGGCGCACGGTGCCGGGAGAGAACTTCCAGAGCATCGTGGCCGAGCTGACCGACCTGCTGGAGCGGATCGAGCGCGTCTTCCCCGGGCTGCATACCGTCGTGCGCCGCGTGCAAGGTGGGATGGGCAACCTCCTCCACGTCGCGCTGGTCACCTCGCCCGACTCCCCGCTCGCGCTCGCGGCGCAGACGGCGCGCCGCCAGGTCTGCGGTGAGGTCGGCGAGCTCACCACCTTCCCGGCCTGGACCGACGGCGCCCTGCTCTCCGGCTACGCGGGAATTCCGACGATCATTCTCGGTCCGGGCGACATCTCTCTCGCGCACTCCCCGCGCGAGTCGGCCCCGGTCGCCGAGATCGAAGAAGCCGCCCGCCTCTACGCCCACCTGGCGCTCGCCTTCTGCGCCGGAGCGGGGGTGTGA
- a CDS encoding YfcC family protein, whose amino-acid sequence MKLRVPHTFVLLFALVALAAIATHLLPAGEYQRTEVGGRQLVDPDSYRPIAARPATLGDVFLAWPRGLAATASIVFYIFIIGGAFGVLQATGALDALIAGVVAAARGRGEVILPALMLLFAIGGGTIGMAEETLPFLPGLVLLAKRLGYDEVVGGAIALVGAGAGFAGAFMNPFTVGVGQAIAGLPLFSGMGYRLIVWFVLTTVTIVYVAWYAGRHRVALPANPGPPASAGEPPAFRLANRQAGVLAILFAAFVLLAVGCLRWEWGLLELSALFVAVGVAGGLVGGLGSDGTAEEFLKGASAFAGAALVVGLARGVLVIFDAARVTDGILHAMAQAVRGLPEGATVAGIYFVQIVLSYLVPSGSGQAALSLPILTPLADLTGVTRQTSVLAYQFGDGFSNIFTPTQGYFMAGLALIGVPWTRWVKFLWPLQVIWLVLGLVFLLIAQAMRWGPF is encoded by the coding sequence GTGAAGCTCAGGGTTCCGCATACTTTCGTCCTGCTCTTTGCGCTCGTCGCGCTGGCGGCGATCGCTACGCATCTGCTGCCGGCGGGGGAGTATCAGCGCACCGAAGTCGGGGGACGGCAGCTGGTCGATCCCGACTCCTACCGGCCGATCGCGGCCCGGCCGGCGACGCTGGGTGACGTCTTCCTCGCCTGGCCGCGCGGTCTCGCGGCGACCGCCTCGATCGTCTTTTACATCTTCATCATCGGGGGGGCGTTCGGCGTCCTGCAGGCCACGGGCGCCCTCGACGCCCTGATCGCCGGTGTCGTCGCGGCGGCACGCGGGCGCGGCGAGGTCATCCTGCCGGCGCTCATGCTGCTGTTCGCGATCGGCGGCGGCACGATCGGCATGGCCGAGGAGACGTTGCCGTTCCTGCCCGGGCTGGTGCTGCTCGCCAAGCGGCTCGGCTACGACGAGGTGGTCGGCGGCGCGATCGCGCTGGTCGGCGCCGGAGCCGGTTTCGCCGGCGCCTTCATGAATCCGTTCACCGTCGGGGTGGGCCAGGCGATCGCCGGCTTGCCGCTCTTCTCGGGGATGGGCTATCGATTGATCGTCTGGTTCGTCCTGACGACCGTGACCATCGTCTACGTCGCGTGGTACGCGGGCCGGCATCGCGTGGCGCTGCCGGCGAATCCAGGACCGCCGGCGTCCGCCGGAGAGCCGCCGGCGTTCCGGCTGGCGAACCGGCAGGCCGGAGTGCTGGCGATCCTGTTCGCGGCGTTCGTCCTGCTCGCGGTCGGATGCCTGCGCTGGGAGTGGGGTTTGCTCGAGCTCTCGGCGCTGTTCGTGGCTGTCGGAGTTGCCGGCGGGCTGGTCGGCGGATTGGGGAGCGACGGCACGGCAGAGGAATTCCTGAAGGGCGCCTCCGCTTTCGCCGGCGCGGCGCTCGTGGTGGGTCTGGCGCGCGGCGTGCTGGTCATCTTCGACGCCGCGCGCGTCACCGACGGGATCCTGCATGCGATGGCCCAGGCGGTGCGCGGCCTCCCGGAGGGCGCGACCGTCGCGGGCATCTACTTCGTGCAGATCGTCCTGTCGTACCTCGTGCCGTCCGGAAGTGGTCAGGCGGCCCTCTCCCTGCCGATCCTGACGCCGCTCGCCGACCTCACCGGCGTGACCCGGCAGACGAGCGTCCTCGCCTATCAGTTCGGCGACGGCTTCTCGAATATCTTCACGCCGACTCAAGGTTACTTCATGGCCGGGCTGGCGCTCATCGGTGTGCCGTGGACCCGGTGGGTGAAGTTCCTCTGGCCGCTGCAGGTGATCTGGCTCGTCCTCGGGCTCGTCTTCCTGCTCATCGCCCAGGCCATGCGCTGGGGTCCGTTCTAG
- a CDS encoding aminotransferase class III-fold pyridoxal phosphate-dependent enzyme — protein sequence MPHRFPESAVFYRKLRHDFPLAVRAEGSWIEDETGRRWLDASGGAVVANLGHAGPLAGEIADAVAAEIRTLGYINGTQFTHRAVEALSAELVALTPGDLDFAYFLASGSEAVEAAVKLARQVQVESGRPEKWKVISRVPSYHGNTLAALALSGREHYRTIYGPLLLDLPRIPAPDLYREPEGPGATGEALEAEIQRQGADSIAAFIAEPIGGSSSGATVPTREYWRRVAELCRRHDILLIADEVLCGMGRTGRLFACEHFELVPDILVLGKGLNAGALPLSAVVARRGLVERLAAGSGAFNHAQTYSHHPALCAAGLATLRALVQERLVERVARLEAPLFGALERLRGHVAVGDIRGRGFLAAVEFVADRATKRPFERSLRFAERLTERAFANGLIVWPNVGNADGQSGDLIIVAPPFTATEEDLEEIVRRLDGTLKEMT from the coding sequence ATGCCGCATCGATTCCCGGAGAGCGCGGTTTTCTACCGCAAGTTGCGCCACGATTTTCCGCTGGCAGTGCGCGCCGAAGGTTCGTGGATCGAAGACGAGACAGGCCGTCGCTGGCTCGACGCTTCGGGGGGAGCGGTGGTCGCGAACCTCGGGCACGCCGGCCCGCTCGCCGGCGAGATCGCCGACGCCGTCGCCGCCGAGATCCGCACCCTCGGCTACATCAACGGCACCCAGTTCACTCACCGCGCGGTCGAGGCGCTGTCGGCCGAGCTCGTCGCTCTCACCCCCGGCGATCTCGACTTCGCCTACTTTCTCGCCAGCGGGTCGGAGGCGGTCGAGGCGGCGGTGAAGCTCGCGCGCCAGGTGCAGGTCGAGTCCGGCCGACCGGAGAAGTGGAAGGTCATCTCGCGCGTGCCGTCGTACCACGGCAACACCCTCGCCGCCCTCGCCCTCTCGGGGCGCGAGCACTACCGGACGATCTACGGCCCGCTCCTCCTCGACCTGCCGCGGATCCCGGCGCCCGACCTCTATCGTGAGCCGGAGGGGCCCGGCGCGACCGGCGAGGCGCTCGAAGCCGAGATCCAGCGCCAGGGAGCCGACTCCATCGCCGCCTTCATCGCCGAGCCGATCGGCGGCTCGTCCTCCGGAGCGACCGTCCCGACGCGCGAGTACTGGCGCCGTGTGGCCGAGCTCTGCCGCCGCCACGACATCCTCCTCATCGCCGACGAGGTGCTCTGCGGCATGGGGCGGACCGGGCGCCTCTTCGCCTGCGAGCACTTCGAGCTGGTGCCCGACATTCTCGTGCTCGGCAAGGGCCTGAATGCCGGGGCTCTGCCGCTCTCGGCAGTGGTGGCGCGGCGCGGCCTGGTGGAACGCCTGGCGGCGGGAAGCGGCGCGTTCAATCACGCCCAGACCTACTCGCACCATCCGGCGCTCTGCGCGGCGGGTCTCGCCACGTTGCGCGCCCTCGTGCAGGAGCGCCTCGTCGAACGGGTCGCCCGGCTCGAAGCTCCGCTCTTCGGCGCTCTCGAGCGGCTGCGCGGACACGTGGCGGTCGGCGACATCCGCGGCCGGGGCTTCCTCGCGGCGGTCGAGTTCGTTGCCGACCGTGCGACGAAGCGGCCTTTCGAGCGCTCCCTGCGCTTCGCCGAGCGCCTCACCGAACGGGCGTTCGCGAACGGACTGATCGTCTGGCCGAACGTCGGCAACGCCGACGGCCAAAGCGGCGATCTCATCATCGTCGCGCCGCCGTTCACCGCGACCGAAGAGGACCTCGAAGAGATCGTTCGCCGACTCGATGGGACCCTGAAGGAGATGACATGA
- a CDS encoding aldehyde dehydrogenase family protein gives MSESRRITYTSTATDPEFRASFDRELARVRGRFPLALGGNVGEGPVEGLPAHPVVSPIDTRLVVARVAIATPGEVEAAVGFARSAFPRWRALAWQRRAEVVRDAAERIAARNLELAAWMVYEVGKTRLEAMAEVEESADLLRYYAERMESRHGYRRPLARMSPAETTESVLLPYGVWAVVSPWNFPSALAAGMIAGALLGGNTVVFKPALDAPVSGELLCQAFWDAGLPRDALQLVHGPGATVGAALLADERIAGVAFTGSSAVGMRIVRAATEGDAGPRPVVVEMGGKNACLVTATADLDAAAEGVARSAFGFGGQKCSACSRVYVERAVAQPFLDRLIRRTEAMKVGDPAAGDPALGPVIRQSALESYRRYVEEIVASGGEIVSGGQVLSSGDLACGFYAQPTIGRLPSPDHLLFSEEMFLPILLFQEVEDLAEGIARANAVPYGLTAGLFTTDEHEKQYFLERIEAGVLYVNRRSGATTGAWPGINPFGGWKASGAPGPAALGPDYLLNFLREQSRTVNGFGDSPPA, from the coding sequence ATGAGCGAATCCCGCCGGATCACCTACACCTCGACCGCCACCGATCCCGAGTTCCGTGCCAGCTTCGATCGTGAGCTCGCTCGTGTCCGCGGGCGCTTTCCGCTCGCGCTCGGTGGCAACGTCGGCGAGGGGCCGGTCGAAGGGCTGCCCGCGCATCCTGTGGTGTCGCCGATCGACACCCGCCTCGTCGTCGCCAGGGTCGCGATCGCGACCCCGGGGGAGGTCGAGGCCGCGGTGGGTTTCGCGCGCTCCGCCTTTCCCCGCTGGCGGGCGCTCGCGTGGCAGCGCCGGGCCGAGGTCGTCCGCGACGCCGCGGAGCGGATTGCGGCGAGGAATCTCGAGCTCGCGGCCTGGATGGTCTACGAGGTCGGCAAGACCCGTCTCGAGGCGATGGCGGAGGTGGAGGAGTCGGCCGACCTGCTGCGCTACTACGCCGAGCGCATGGAGTCCCGGCACGGCTACCGGCGGCCGCTCGCCCGGATGAGCCCGGCGGAGACGACGGAGAGCGTCCTCCTGCCCTACGGCGTCTGGGCGGTCGTCTCGCCGTGGAACTTCCCCTCGGCGCTCGCCGCAGGGATGATCGCCGGGGCTCTCCTCGGTGGCAACACGGTGGTCTTCAAGCCGGCGCTCGACGCGCCGGTCTCGGGGGAGCTCCTCTGCCAGGCGTTCTGGGACGCCGGTCTGCCGCGCGATGCCCTGCAGCTCGTGCACGGTCCGGGTGCCACGGTCGGCGCGGCGCTCCTCGCCGACGAGAGGATCGCCGGCGTGGCTTTCACCGGTTCGTCGGCGGTCGGCATGAGAATCGTGCGCGCCGCGACGGAAGGGGATGCCGGACCGCGTCCGGTGGTGGTCGAGATGGGCGGCAAGAACGCCTGCCTGGTGACTGCGACGGCCGACCTCGACGCCGCCGCGGAGGGCGTCGCCCGTTCGGCCTTCGGCTTCGGCGGACAGAAGTGCAGCGCCTGCTCCCGCGTCTACGTCGAGCGCGCGGTGGCCCAGCCGTTTCTCGATCGGCTGATTCGGCGCACGGAGGCGATGAAGGTCGGGGACCCGGCAGCGGGCGACCCGGCGCTCGGGCCGGTCATTCGACAGAGCGCGCTCGAGAGCTACCGCCGCTATGTCGAGGAGATCGTCGCGAGCGGAGGCGAGATCGTGAGCGGCGGGCAGGTTCTGAGCTCCGGGGATCTCGCCTGCGGTTTCTATGCTCAGCCGACGATTGGCCGCCTTCCTTCACCGGACCATCTGCTTTTTTCCGAGGAGATGTTCCTGCCGATCCTGCTCTTTCAGGAGGTGGAGGACCTCGCCGAAGGGATCGCACGCGCCAATGCCGTGCCCTACGGGCTCACCGCCGGTCTCTTCACCACCGACGAGCACGAAAAGCAGTACTTTCTCGAGCGCATCGAAGCGGGCGTGCTCTACGTCAACCGCAGAAGCGGCGCGACTACCGGCGCCTGGCCCGGGATCAACCCGTTCGGCGGCTGGAAGGCGAGCGGAGCGCCCGGTCCCGCGGCGCTCGGCCCCGACTACCTGTTGAACTTCCTGCGCGAACAGAGCCGCACGGTGAACGGCTTCGGCGACTCGCCGCCGGCGTAG
- a CDS encoding YebC/PmpR family DNA-binding transcriptional regulator, producing the protein MGRIFETRKHVMFARWDRMAKAFARIGKEIAIAVKAGGPNLEYNPLLRRVLQNARAVNMPKDKVESAIKKASGQGAVDYAEVLYEGYAPHGVAVLIETATDNTSRTVPNLRTAFNKGGGNLGNTGSVAFQFKRVGVFRLHPEKLDQEALELELIDHGLEEMGESVSDKGEPQLVIRCAFNDFGTLQKALEDRGIVPISAESEYIPNTTVELSEKEANEVLKLVDVLEQDDDVQRVFHNLA; encoded by the coding sequence ATGGGACGCATATTCGAGACCCGCAAGCATGTGATGTTCGCCCGCTGGGACAGGATGGCCAAGGCGTTCGCGCGCATCGGCAAAGAGATTGCGATCGCCGTCAAGGCCGGGGGGCCGAACCTCGAGTACAACCCCCTGCTCCGGCGGGTGCTCCAGAACGCCCGCGCCGTGAACATGCCGAAGGACAAGGTCGAGTCGGCGATCAAGAAGGCTTCCGGCCAGGGCGCCGTCGACTATGCGGAGGTGCTCTACGAGGGCTACGCTCCGCACGGTGTCGCGGTGCTGATCGAAACCGCGACCGACAACACCTCGCGCACCGTGCCCAATCTGCGCACCGCCTTCAACAAGGGGGGCGGCAACCTCGGCAACACCGGCAGCGTCGCCTTTCAGTTCAAGCGCGTGGGCGTCTTCCGCCTCCACCCCGAGAAGCTCGACCAGGAGGCGCTCGAGCTCGAGCTCATCGACCACGGCCTCGAGGAGATGGGCGAGTCGGTCTCCGACAAGGGCGAGCCGCAGCTCGTCATCCGCTGCGCCTTCAACGATTTCGGCACCCTGCAGAAGGCGCTCGAGGACCGGGGAATCGTGCCGATTTCGGCGGAGTCGGAGTACATCCCGAACACCACCGTCGAGCTCTCCGAGAAGGAAGCGAACGAGGTCCTGAAGCTCGTCGACGTCCTCGAGCAGGACGACGACGTCCAGCGCGTCTTCCACAACCTCGCCTGA
- a CDS encoding alpha/beta fold hydrolase, producing the protein MEREPFESRAVDLPGGQRIVARIFRPRPGVRTGAGCRGAVLLVPAMGVAQAFYAPLAKWLAGEGYLAVTFDYRGMGLSRPPEHRRTLRGFRVGLLDWAREDCAAMVELALREAPGEPLFWLGHSLGGQILPFVPNREAVARILTVATGSGYWRENSPRLRRFAGILWYGVVPASMALFGYFPGKRLKMVGDLPKGVMAQWRRWCLHPEYAVGVEGELARSLYEGITTPIVSFSFTDDDFMSERNTESLHSFYAGAPRTMKRFSPAELGLRRIGHFGFFRPEMAEALWRPHLLPELGG; encoded by the coding sequence ATGGAACGCGAGCCGTTCGAGAGCCGCGCGGTCGACCTGCCCGGCGGGCAGCGCATCGTGGCGCGGATCTTCCGCCCCCGTCCGGGGGTGCGGACCGGGGCCGGCTGCCGCGGCGCGGTACTCCTCGTCCCCGCCATGGGCGTCGCCCAGGCCTTCTATGCCCCGCTCGCCAAGTGGCTCGCCGGCGAGGGCTACCTCGCCGTCACTTTCGACTACCGGGGCATGGGACTCTCGCGTCCTCCGGAACACCGGCGAACCCTGCGCGGCTTCCGCGTCGGCCTGCTCGACTGGGCACGCGAGGACTGCGCCGCGATGGTCGAGCTCGCCCTGCGCGAGGCCCCGGGCGAGCCGCTCTTCTGGCTCGGGCATAGCCTCGGCGGCCAGATCCTGCCGTTCGTCCCGAACCGAGAGGCGGTCGCCCGTATCCTCACCGTCGCTACCGGCAGCGGCTACTGGCGGGAGAATTCGCCGCGCCTGCGGCGCTTCGCCGGGATCCTCTGGTACGGCGTCGTGCCGGCCTCGATGGCACTCTTCGGCTACTTTCCAGGCAAGCGGCTGAAAATGGTCGGCGACCTTCCGAAGGGCGTCATGGCGCAGTGGCGTCGCTGGTGCCTGCACCCGGAGTACGCGGTCGGCGTCGAAGGCGAGCTCGCTCGCAGCCTCTACGAAGGGATCACGACGCCCATCGTCTCCTTCTCCTTCACCGACGACGACTTCATGTCCGAGCGCAACACGGAGTCCCTGCACAGCTTCTACGCCGGCGCGCCGCGCACCATGAAGCGGTTCTCCCCGGCCGAGCTCGGCCTCCGCCGCATCGGGCACTTCGGCTTCTTTCGCCCGGAAATGGCGGAGGCACTCTGGCGCCCCCACCTGCTGCCGGAGCTCGGCGGCTGA
- a CDS encoding glycosyltransferase family 2 protein produces MAEHVGPSLCVVMPVFNEEAAVEQVFAEWLPALRRLGVEFRVLAVNDGSTDSTPELLRALAGANPELVVHDRPNAGHGQSCAHGYRIALQMGADWILQLDSDGQCDARFLPALWQASASHPVVFGHRLRRDDGWARWCISRSVSLVGLLAAGTWVADANVPYRLMRRDALERALADLPADFRLVNVLLALRLQRDGGIRWIPIRFRRRFGGSPSLAASAFARQGLLLFRQLRRAFGPRARRCGVA; encoded by the coding sequence ATGGCGGAGCACGTCGGGCCAAGCCTCTGCGTCGTGATGCCGGTCTTCAACGAAGAGGCGGCAGTTGAGCAGGTCTTCGCCGAGTGGCTCCCTGCGCTGCGCAGGCTCGGCGTCGAGTTCCGGGTGCTCGCAGTGAACGACGGCAGCACCGATTCGACGCCCGAGCTCCTGCGCGCCCTCGCGGGCGCGAACCCGGAGCTCGTGGTCCACGATCGCCCCAACGCCGGCCACGGCCAGAGCTGCGCCCACGGCTACCGGATCGCGCTGCAGATGGGGGCGGACTGGATCCTGCAGCTCGATTCGGATGGGCAGTGCGACGCCCGGTTCCTGCCCGCGCTCTGGCAGGCGAGCGCCAGCCATCCGGTCGTCTTCGGCCACCGACTCCGGCGGGACGACGGCTGGGCGCGCTGGTGCATTTCGCGGAGCGTCAGTCTGGTCGGCCTCCTGGCAGCCGGCACCTGGGTCGCGGACGCCAACGTCCCCTACCGCCTGATGCGGCGCGACGCTCTCGAGCGCGCGCTGGCGGACCTGCCGGCGGACTTCCGGCTGGTCAATGTTCTGCTGGCGCTGCGCCTCCAGCGCGACGGCGGCATTCGGTGGATTCCGATCCGCTTCCGGCGACGCTTCGGCGGCTCGCCGTCGCTCGCGGCGAGCGCTTTCGCGCGCCAGGGGCTGCTGCTCTTCCGGCAACTGCGCCGGGCGTTCGGCCCACGCGCGCGACGGTGCGGAGTGGCATGA
- a CDS encoding NAD(P)-binding protein — translation MNRASHDLLVVGAGPSGCVVAERAAELLGLEVLVIDRRQHLAGNCFDRLHSSGVLIHEYGPHYFRTGSASLVAYLSRFTDWLAADYRVVCEWRGEHYPFPINLTTLEKFFGRELTPSSAAALLEAKALPIAAPANSEEYVLSRVGRELYEAFYLDYTIKQWGRHPRELDPSVCGRIPVRLDRDHRYSDAPFQRMPARGYTEMFRRMLDHPRIQVKLGTDFDDLRRSLPPPRATVYCGPLDEYFDHRFGRLPWRSLHFEHVARDVELSQPCVQINFPDRRAHTRTVEIKHVTGQRHPATVVTFEYPRAEGEPYYPVPGPESRALYERYRELAQREERERNVYFTGRMATYRYMNSDEAMLLALETFERLRS, via the coding sequence TTGAACCGCGCCAGCCACGATCTGCTCGTCGTCGGTGCCGGACCGAGCGGCTGCGTCGTCGCGGAGCGCGCCGCGGAGCTCCTCGGGCTCGAGGTCCTGGTGATCGACCGGCGGCAGCATCTCGCCGGAAACTGCTTCGATCGCCTTCATTCGAGCGGCGTCCTGATCCACGAGTACGGCCCGCACTACTTCCGCACCGGCAGCGCGAGCCTGGTTGCTTACCTCTCGCGCTTCACGGACTGGCTGGCCGCCGACTATCGGGTCGTCTGCGAGTGGCGCGGCGAGCACTATCCCTTTCCGATCAACCTGACGACGCTGGAGAAGTTCTTCGGTCGAGAGCTGACGCCGTCGTCGGCCGCAGCGCTCCTCGAGGCCAAGGCGTTGCCGATCGCAGCGCCCGCCAACTCCGAGGAGTACGTGTTGTCGCGTGTCGGCAGGGAGCTCTACGAGGCGTTCTATCTCGACTACACCATCAAACAGTGGGGGCGGCACCCGCGCGAGCTCGATCCTTCCGTGTGTGGGCGGATTCCCGTGCGCCTCGACCGCGATCACCGCTACAGCGACGCTCCGTTCCAGAGGATGCCGGCGCGAGGCTACACGGAGATGTTCCGCCGGATGCTCGACCACCCGCGCATCCAGGTGAAGCTCGGAACGGACTTCGACGACCTGCGCCGGAGTCTGCCGCCGCCCCGGGCCACGGTCTACTGCGGGCCCCTCGACGAGTATTTCGACCATCGCTTCGGCAGGCTACCGTGGCGTTCGCTCCATTTCGAACATGTCGCCCGCGACGTCGAGCTCAGCCAACCTTGCGTGCAGATCAATTTCCCGGACCGCAGGGCCCATACCCGCACCGTCGAGATCAAACATGTCACCGGCCAGCGGCACCCGGCGACGGTGGTGACCTTCGAGTACCCGCGCGCCGAAGGCGAGCCTTACTATCCGGTCCCGGGCCCCGAGAGCCGGGCGCTCTACGAGCGCTACCGTGAGCTCGCGCAACGCGAGGAGCGCGAGCGCAACGTCTACTTCACTGGCCGCATGGCGACCTATCGCTACATGAACAGCGACGAGGCCATGCTGCTCGCGTTGGAGACCTTCGAACGCCTGCGCAGCG
- a CDS encoding NCS2 family permease, with protein MRWMTRGDVDGFFGLAIDNLVQLLVIDALCRGVLGFPAELVYGRILPGAAVSLLVGNLYYARQALLLAKRTGRTDVCALPYGINTVSLFAYVFLVMLPAKLAAEAAGAADPATVAWQAGLVACVGSGILELAGSLVAERIRKSTPRAALLSTLAGIALTFIALGFLFRTYARPIVGLTTLGVVMLVYFGRVRFKGGLPGGLVAVGIGTALAWFTGLAPVGALPQGSVAFHPPIPVFAELFAALQGNWLVYLSVVLPMGLFNVIGSLQNIESAEAAGDSFPTRPALAANGLGTLAAALFGSCFPTTIYIGHPGWKAMGARAGYSILNAGFFTLLCFSGTLAWVAWAVPIDAGMAIVLWIGIVITAQAFQATPRAHAPAVVVGLLPGVAAWGALQLKNGLRAAGVGMPGGPPFGEQLIAAFLGSDTWVHGAFALDQGFILTAMILSAATVAIIERRFALAALWCAIAAALSAVGLLHSYRFVAGDTVVSLTPAWPWAGGYAIMATLFLAARWLTVEEEAPHA; from the coding sequence ATGAGATGGATGACCCGCGGGGACGTCGACGGTTTTTTCGGCCTGGCGATCGACAACCTCGTCCAGTTGTTGGTGATCGACGCCCTCTGCCGGGGCGTGCTCGGATTTCCGGCCGAGCTGGTCTATGGCCGCATCCTGCCCGGCGCGGCGGTCTCGCTGCTGGTGGGCAACCTCTACTATGCCCGGCAGGCCCTCCTCCTGGCGAAGCGCACCGGGCGGACCGACGTCTGCGCGCTCCCCTACGGAATCAACACCGTCTCCCTCTTCGCCTACGTCTTTCTCGTCATGCTGCCGGCGAAGCTCGCTGCCGAGGCCGCCGGCGCGGCCGATCCAGCCACCGTCGCGTGGCAGGCCGGGCTCGTCGCCTGCGTCGGATCGGGGATCCTCGAGCTCGCCGGATCGTTGGTCGCCGAGCGGATCCGAAAGTCGACGCCGCGCGCCGCGCTGCTCTCGACGCTGGCCGGCATCGCCCTCACCTTCATCGCGCTCGGCTTCCTTTTCCGGACCTACGCCCGGCCGATCGTCGGGCTGACCACCCTGGGCGTCGTGATGCTGGTCTACTTCGGCAGGGTTCGGTTCAAGGGCGGCCTGCCCGGAGGCCTCGTCGCCGTCGGGATCGGCACCGCGCTCGCCTGGTTCACCGGCCTCGCGCCGGTCGGCGCGCTGCCGCAGGGCTCGGTCGCCTTCCATCCGCCGATCCCGGTCTTCGCCGAGCTCTTCGCGGCCCTTCAGGGGAACTGGCTGGTCTACCTCTCGGTCGTCCTGCCGATGGGCCTGTTCAACGTCATCGGATCGCTGCAGAACATCGAATCGGCGGAGGCCGCCGGGGACTCCTTCCCGACCCGGCCGGCGCTCGCGGCGAACGGCCTCGGGACGCTCGCCGCGGCGCTCTTCGGTTCGTGTTTTCCGACCACGATCTACATCGGCCACCCGGGATGGAAGGCGATGGGGGCGCGGGCCGGCTATTCGATCCTGAACGCCGGCTTCTTCACCCTGCTCTGCTTCTCCGGCACGCTCGCCTGGGTCGCCTGGGCCGTACCGATCGACGCCGGTATGGCGATCGTCCTCTGGATCGGCATCGTGATCACTGCGCAAGCCTTCCAGGCGACGCCGCGGGCGCACGCGCCGGCGGTCGTCGTGGGCCTCCTGCCCGGCGTCGCCGCCTGGGGGGCGTTGCAGTTGAAGAACGGGTTGCGCGCCGCCGGCGTCGGTATGCCGGGGGGACCGCCCTTCGGCGAACAGCTGATCGCAGCCTTCCTGGGCTCCGACACCTGGGTCCACGGCGCCTTCGCCCTAGACCAGGGGTTCATCCTGACGGCGATGATCCTCTCCGCCGCGACCGTCGCGATCATCGAGCGACGCTTCGCCCTCGCCGCGCTCTGGTGCGCCATCGCCGCGGCGCTCTCTGCCGTGGGCCTGCTGCACTCCTATCGTTTCGTGGCGGGCGACACCGTCGTCTCTCTCACTCCGGCCTGGCCCTGGGCAGGCGGCTATGCGATCATGGCCACCCTCTTCCTTGCGGCGCGCTGGCTCACGGTGGAGGAAGAAGCGCCTCACGCCTGA